A single region of the Nocardioides ochotonae genome encodes:
- a CDS encoding phosphoadenylyl-sulfate reductase produces MSTASSVAARNARGVQTDGRSPEELREIVSHWGAELELAPAEVIIEWAAATFGERFCVTSSMGDGLLAHLVSKVVPGVDVLFLDTGYHFVETLGTRDAVAATLDVNLLSITPVQSVAEQDATYGKELYRTDPDLCCKLRKVEPLSRMLSGYDAWATGLRRAETRNRVIAPVIGWDAKKSKVKVSPLARWSDEQVDRYTSENGILVNPLVYDGYPSIGCEPCTRRVAPGEDPRSGRWAGMNKTECGIHT; encoded by the coding sequence ATGAGCACCGCCTCCTCCGTCGCCGCGCGCAACGCCCGCGGCGTGCAGACCGACGGCCGCAGCCCCGAGGAGCTGCGCGAGATCGTCTCCCACTGGGGCGCCGAGCTCGAGCTGGCGCCCGCCGAGGTGATCATCGAGTGGGCCGCCGCCACCTTCGGCGAGCGCTTCTGCGTCACCTCCTCCATGGGTGACGGGCTGCTGGCCCACCTGGTCTCGAAGGTCGTGCCCGGCGTCGACGTGCTGTTCCTCGACACCGGCTACCACTTCGTCGAGACCCTCGGCACCCGCGACGCGGTCGCCGCCACGCTCGACGTCAACCTGCTCTCGATCACGCCCGTGCAGAGCGTGGCCGAGCAGGACGCGACGTACGGCAAGGAGCTGTACCGCACCGACCCCGACCTGTGCTGCAAGCTGCGCAAGGTCGAGCCGCTGAGCCGGATGCTCTCCGGGTACGACGCGTGGGCCACCGGCCTGCGTCGCGCCGAGACCCGCAACCGGGTCATCGCACCGGTGATCGGCTGGGATGCCAAGAAGAGCAAGGTCAAGGTGTCCCCGCTCGCCCGCTGGAGCGACGAGCAGGTCGATCGCTACACCTCCGAGAACGGCATCCTGGTCAACCCGCTCGTCTACGACGGCTACCCCTCGATCGGCTGCGAGCCGTGCACCCGTCGGGTCGCCCCCGGCGAGGACCCGCGCTCGGGCCGCTGGGCGGGGATGAACAAGACCGAGTGCGGGATCCACACATGA
- a CDS encoding sirohydrochlorin chelatase: MAAPALVALAHGSRDPRSAQTITALVDEVRAMRPDLRIEQAFLELSRPSFQTVVDRLVKAGHEEIVVVPLLLTDAFHAKVDVPAAIEAATQRHPGLKIRATAILGLETRFLEVLDERLRAALSQARVRELDALVLAAAGSSDPLANQAVARLARVWGSHHKLPVTAAFASAAPPAAGEAVRAFRAEGRRHIAVASLFLAPGFLPDRAAELALEAGAVAVSDPLGAHPEVARTILARYAVGAVELVPV, encoded by the coding sequence ATGGCTGCTCCCGCCCTGGTGGCGCTGGCTCACGGAAGCCGTGACCCCCGCTCCGCCCAGACGATCACCGCCCTGGTCGACGAGGTCCGCGCCATGCGCCCGGACCTGCGCATCGAGCAGGCGTTCCTCGAGCTGTCCCGACCCTCGTTCCAGACGGTCGTGGACCGCCTGGTCAAGGCCGGGCACGAGGAGATCGTCGTCGTCCCGCTGCTGCTGACCGACGCCTTCCACGCCAAGGTGGACGTGCCGGCCGCGATCGAGGCCGCCACCCAGCGCCACCCCGGGCTGAAGATCCGGGCCACCGCGATCCTCGGCCTGGAGACGCGCTTCCTGGAGGTGCTCGACGAGCGCCTGCGTGCGGCACTCTCGCAGGCCCGGGTCCGCGAGCTCGACGCGCTCGTGCTGGCCGCCGCCGGCTCCAGCGACCCGCTCGCCAACCAGGCGGTCGCCCGCCTCGCGCGCGTCTGGGGCAGCCACCACAAGCTGCCCGTGACGGCTGCCTTCGCCTCGGCCGCACCGCCGGCCGCCGGTGAGGCGGTGCGGGCGTTCCGTGCCGAGGGCCGCCGCCACATCGCGGTCGCCTCGCTGTTCCTCGCCCCGGGCTTCCTCCCCGACCGGGCCGCCGAGCTGGCCCTCGAGGCCGGAGCGGTCGCCGTGTCGGACCCTCTGGGTGCCCACCCGGAGGTCGCGCGCACGATCCTGGCGCGCTACGCCGTCGGCGCCGTGGAGCTCGTGCCGGTCTGA
- a CDS encoding DUF3037 domain-containing protein — protein MSTRLPYQYVVLRCVPRVDREEFLNVGVVLYCQAADFLAARWDADRDRLAALFPGLDVDQVCGALAFAEGVCAGDERGGAASAHPAGQRFGFLKAPKSTVIQPGPVHGGLTDDPAAELVRLLAHLVG, from the coding sequence ATGAGCACCCGCCTGCCCTACCAGTACGTCGTGCTGCGCTGCGTGCCGCGCGTGGACCGCGAGGAGTTCCTCAACGTCGGGGTGGTCCTGTACTGCCAGGCCGCCGACTTCCTCGCCGCCCGCTGGGACGCCGACCGCGACCGGCTCGCTGCGCTGTTCCCCGGCCTCGACGTCGATCAGGTCTGCGGCGCGCTGGCCTTCGCCGAGGGCGTGTGCGCCGGCGACGAGCGCGGTGGCGCGGCCTCCGCACACCCGGCGGGCCAGCGCTTCGGGTTCCTCAAGGCGCCCAAGAGCACGGTGATCCAGCCCGGCCCGGTGCACGGCGGGCTCACCGACGACCCGGCCGCCGAGCTGGTGAGGCTCCTCGCCCACCTCGTGGGCTGA
- a CDS encoding HipA family kinase encodes MTRYVTPLREGGSLPGVVEAEDLGTYVCKFRGAGQGVRVLVAEVIVAELARRIGLRTPRLVGLDLDASLARYEADEEVQDLLVASVGLNLGVDFLPGSFGFDGEVADPDVAATVLWLDAFCANVDRSWRNPNLLLWHGDLWVIDHGASLYFHHGWRGGISDPARFAAQPWSMDDHVLAAYAGGLPAADERISATLGRDDFVETLAVVPDAWLEPVPGAETPEAVRAAYVEFLTARFATRAWLPGVHA; translated from the coding sequence GTGACCCGTTATGTCACGCCGTTGCGGGAGGGCGGCTCCCTCCCCGGCGTGGTCGAGGCGGAGGACCTCGGCACCTACGTGTGCAAGTTCCGCGGAGCCGGTCAGGGGGTGCGGGTGCTCGTGGCCGAGGTGATCGTCGCCGAGCTCGCCCGCCGCATCGGCCTGCGTACGCCGCGCCTGGTGGGGCTCGACCTCGACGCGAGCCTCGCGCGCTACGAGGCCGACGAGGAGGTCCAGGACCTGCTGGTGGCGAGCGTCGGGCTCAACCTCGGCGTGGACTTCCTCCCCGGCTCGTTCGGCTTCGACGGCGAGGTCGCCGACCCGGACGTGGCCGCGACGGTGCTGTGGCTCGATGCGTTCTGCGCCAACGTCGACCGCAGCTGGCGCAACCCCAACCTGCTGCTGTGGCACGGCGACCTGTGGGTCATCGACCACGGCGCCTCGCTGTACTTCCACCACGGCTGGCGCGGCGGGATCAGCGACCCGGCCCGCTTCGCGGCACAGCCGTGGTCGATGGACGACCACGTGCTCGCGGCGTACGCCGGCGGGCTGCCGGCAGCCGACGAGCGGATCAGCGCCACGCTGGGCCGCGACGACTTCGTCGAGACCCTCGCCGTGGTGCCCGACGCCTGGCTCGAGCCGGTGCCGGGCGCCGAGACCCCCGAGGCGGTGCGCGCGGCGTACGTCGAGTTCCTCACCGCCCGCTTCGCCACCCGCGCCTGGCTGCCGGGGGTGCACGCATGA
- a CDS encoding peptidase associated/transthyretin-like domain-containing protein: MRIRPFLAALLTTALVGPTAAVISTAAPASAAESTRIVSGNSNTPWLYPGYRSQGKIPAVGETLSLSINVQTTGGSQIYDGSLQVQFKAAGSSSWKTVASSSTAYLYDSIKARQNGTYRAVYGGTSAYSSSSIEKTQKVQRKLSIQGISGKRAGFKGKVSPKGKVGVVVQKKAGKKWKGFRTLKTDKKGRFTVYLPAPRTGRFQWKITFKGNKKFAKTIVRGYTY; encoded by the coding sequence GTGCGCATTCGCCCATTCCTGGCAGCACTGCTGACCACCGCACTCGTCGGCCCGACCGCCGCCGTGATCAGCACCGCCGCCCCGGCATCGGCCGCCGAGTCGACCCGCATCGTCAGCGGGAACAGCAACACCCCGTGGCTCTACCCCGGCTACCGCAGCCAGGGCAAGATCCCCGCGGTCGGCGAGACCCTCAGCCTCTCGATCAACGTGCAGACCACCGGCGGCAGCCAGATCTACGACGGCTCCCTGCAGGTGCAGTTCAAGGCCGCCGGCAGCTCGTCGTGGAAGACCGTCGCGAGCTCCTCGACCGCCTACCTCTACGACTCCATCAAGGCGCGCCAGAACGGCACCTACCGCGCCGTGTACGGCGGCACCTCCGCCTACAGCAGCTCGAGCATCGAGAAGACCCAGAAGGTGCAGCGCAAGCTGTCCATCCAGGGCATCAGCGGCAAGCGCGCTGGTTTCAAGGGCAAGGTCAGCCCCAAGGGCAAGGTCGGGGTCGTCGTCCAGAAGAAGGCCGGCAAGAAGTGGAAGGGCTTCCGCACCCTGAAGACCGACAAGAAGGGCCGCTTCACGGTGTACCTGCCGGCCCCGCGCACCGGCCGGTTCCAGTGGAAGATCACCTTCAAGGGCAACAAGAAGTTCGCCAAGACGATCGTGCGTGGCTACACGTACTGA
- a CDS encoding PPK2 family polyphosphate kinase, with product MAIAHPTRLAPGPVDLRAVDTRTTPGFDGDKAAGQAALELLGRELTELQERLFAHGRVGGRQRLLLVLQGMDTSGKGGTVRKTVGLVDPQGVRTVSFRAPTAEERAHDFLWRVRRVLPPAGDLGVFDRSHYEDVLVARVRGLADPAEIERRMEAINAFEAELVDDGVTIVKCLLHISPEEQLARLLARLDDPAKHWKFSPDDIDDRARWGEYRAAYEAALCRTNTDAAPWFLVPADRKWYRNLAVAQILLAALREMDLAWPPADFDVDAERARLLGTEPSA from the coding sequence ATGGCGATCGCCCACCCGACCCGGCTGGCTCCGGGTCCCGTCGACCTGAGGGCCGTCGACACCCGCACCACGCCGGGCTTCGACGGCGACAAGGCAGCCGGGCAGGCAGCGCTCGAGCTTCTCGGCCGCGAGCTCACCGAGCTGCAGGAACGGCTCTTCGCCCACGGTCGGGTGGGCGGACGACAGCGGCTGCTGCTGGTGCTCCAGGGCATGGACACATCCGGCAAGGGCGGGACCGTCCGCAAGACCGTCGGGCTGGTGGACCCCCAGGGCGTGCGCACGGTGTCCTTCCGGGCGCCGACCGCGGAGGAGCGCGCGCACGACTTCCTGTGGCGTGTGCGCCGGGTGCTGCCTCCGGCCGGTGACCTCGGGGTCTTCGACCGCTCCCACTACGAGGACGTCCTCGTCGCGCGGGTGCGCGGGCTGGCGGATCCCGCGGAGATCGAGCGCCGCATGGAGGCGATCAACGCCTTCGAGGCCGAGCTCGTCGACGACGGCGTGACGATCGTGAAGTGCCTGCTGCACATCAGCCCGGAGGAGCAGCTCGCCCGGCTGCTGGCACGACTCGACGACCCGGCCAAGCACTGGAAGTTCAGCCCCGACGACATCGACGACCGGGCCCGCTGGGGGGAGTACCGCGCCGCCTACGAGGCCGCGCTGTGCCGCACGAACACCGACGCGGCACCCTGGTTCCTGGTGCCGGCCGACCGCAAGTGGTACCGCAACCTGGCGGTGGCGCAGATCCTGCTGGCGGCGCTGCGGGAGATGGACCTCGCGTGGCCGCCCGCGGACTTCGACGTGGACGCCGAACGGGCCAGGCTGCTCGGCACGGAGCCGAGCGCCTGA
- a CDS encoding phosphoribosyltransferase gives MADDEREILTYELFGVAVRELAQQVVDSGYQPDLVLAIARGGLGLGMGLGYALDVKNLSAVNVEFYTGVDQRLDVPMMLPPTPAAVDLSGLKVLVADDVADSGRTLQVVREFCGDHVAEARTAVIYEKPWSVVKPDYTWRRTEKWINFPWSSEPPLVDRRGGLAH, from the coding sequence GTGGCCGACGATGAGCGCGAGATCCTGACCTATGAGCTGTTCGGTGTGGCCGTGCGCGAGCTGGCCCAGCAGGTGGTCGACTCCGGTTACCAGCCCGACCTGGTGCTGGCGATCGCCCGCGGCGGGCTCGGCCTCGGCATGGGCCTGGGCTACGCCCTGGACGTGAAGAACCTCTCTGCGGTCAACGTGGAGTTCTACACCGGCGTCGACCAGCGCCTCGACGTGCCGATGATGCTGCCGCCGACCCCGGCGGCCGTGGACCTGTCCGGGCTGAAGGTGCTCGTCGCCGACGACGTCGCCGACAGCGGTCGCACCCTCCAGGTGGTCCGCGAGTTCTGCGGTGACCACGTCGCGGAGGCGCGCACCGCCGTCATCTACGAGAAGCCGTGGTCGGTCGTGAAGCCGGACTACACCTGGCGTCGCACCGAGAAGTGGATCAACTTCCCGTGGTCGAGCGAGCCGCCGCTCGTCGACCGCCGGGGCGGCCTCGCGCACTGA
- a CDS encoding regulatory protein RecX: MREDRPPPSWLGDVSAGVDAWTQRASAPPSAPADGPDDTPGDTPDGTGQERPSGRRSSARGTRRTTGGRRTRRTPPPDDVAALGPPADPEAVARKILLDQLTGQARSRKELADKLAGKDVPPEIATALLDRFEEVGLVDDEAFARAWIASRQPGKGLARRALAQELRRKGIDDEVARDALDEIDPADEEEAARRLVRKKLRSLSRVDDQTATRRLVGMLARKGYSSGLAFSVVREELADAGRDEPDIDLD, from the coding sequence GTGAGGGAGGACCGGCCGCCGCCGTCGTGGCTCGGTGACGTCTCGGCGGGTGTGGATGCGTGGACCCAACGCGCCTCCGCTCCGCCGTCGGCACCGGCCGACGGCCCGGACGACACCCCGGGCGACACCCCCGATGGCACCGGGCAGGAGCGTCCGAGCGGCCGGCGCAGCAGCGCTCGCGGCACCCGTCGTACGACGGGCGGCCGGCGCACGCGCCGGACGCCGCCCCCCGACGACGTCGCCGCGCTCGGGCCGCCCGCCGATCCGGAAGCCGTCGCGCGCAAGATCCTGCTCGACCAGCTGACCGGGCAGGCGCGCAGCCGCAAGGAGCTCGCCGACAAGCTCGCGGGCAAGGACGTCCCGCCCGAGATCGCCACCGCGCTGCTCGATCGCTTCGAGGAGGTCGGGCTGGTCGACGACGAGGCGTTCGCGCGGGCCTGGATCGCCAGTCGGCAGCCCGGCAAGGGCCTGGCCCGCCGGGCGCTGGCCCAGGAGCTGCGTCGCAAGGGGATCGACGACGAGGTCGCCCGCGACGCCCTCGACGAGATCGACCCGGCCGACGAGGAGGAGGCGGCGCGCCGACTGGTGCGCAAGAAGCTCCGCTCCCTGTCCCGGGTCGACGACCAGACCGCCACCCGGCGCCTGGTCGGGATGCTGGCCCGCAAGGGCTACTCCTCGGGCCTGGCGTTCTCCGTGGTGCGCGAGGAACTGGCCGACGCGGGCCGTGACGAGCCCGACATCGACCTGGACTGA
- the recA gene encoding recombinase RecA, protein MGIDMAGGDREKALDAALANIEKSFGKGSVMRLGDETRAPLEVIPTGSIALDVALGLGGLPRGRVVEIYGPESSGKTTVALHAVASAQAAGGIVAFIDAEHALDPDYAKALGVDTDALLVSQPDSGEQALEIADMLVRSGALSLIVIDSVAALVPRAEIEGEMGDSHVGLQARLMSQALRKMTGALNNSGTTAIFINQLREKIGVMFGSPETTTGGRALKFYSSVRLDVRRIETLKNGTDMVGNRTRVKVVKNKVAPPFKQAEFDIMYGKGISREGGLIDVGVEAGLVRKAGAWYTYDGDQLGQGKENSRKFLQDNPDLANELEKRILEKLGVIPSVETDAVATAEPIGVDDF, encoded by the coding sequence ATGGGGATTGACATGGCTGGTGGAGACCGCGAGAAGGCCTTGGATGCCGCGCTCGCCAATATCGAGAAGTCCTTCGGCAAGGGCTCGGTCATGCGCCTGGGCGATGAGACGCGCGCGCCGCTCGAGGTGATCCCCACCGGGTCGATCGCCCTCGACGTCGCCCTCGGCCTCGGTGGCCTGCCGCGTGGCCGCGTGGTCGAGATCTACGGCCCGGAGTCGTCGGGTAAGACCACCGTCGCGCTGCACGCCGTGGCCAGCGCCCAGGCCGCGGGCGGGATCGTCGCCTTCATCGACGCCGAGCACGCCCTCGACCCCGACTACGCCAAGGCGCTCGGTGTCGACACCGACGCGCTGCTGGTCTCCCAGCCCGACTCCGGTGAGCAGGCCCTGGAGATCGCCGACATGCTGGTCCGCTCGGGCGCGCTCTCCCTCATCGTCATCGACTCGGTGGCCGCGCTCGTGCCGCGCGCCGAGATCGAGGGCGAGATGGGTGACAGCCACGTCGGTCTGCAGGCGCGCCTGATGTCCCAGGCGCTGCGCAAGATGACCGGTGCGCTCAACAACTCCGGCACCACCGCCATCTTCATCAACCAGCTGCGCGAGAAGATCGGCGTGATGTTCGGTTCGCCCGAGACCACCACCGGTGGTCGCGCGCTGAAGTTCTACTCCTCGGTGCGCCTCGACGTGCGCCGCATCGAGACGCTGAAGAACGGCACCGACATGGTCGGCAACCGCACCCGCGTCAAGGTGGTCAAGAACAAGGTCGCCCCGCCGTTCAAGCAGGCCGAGTTCGACATCATGTACGGCAAGGGCATCAGCCGCGAGGGCGGCCTCATCGACGTCGGCGTCGAGGCGGGCCTGGTCCGCAAGGCCGGCGCCTGGTACACCTACGACGGCGACCAGCTCGGCCAGGGCAAGGAGAACTCCCGCAAGTTCCTCCAGGACAACCCCGACCTGGCCAACGAGCTCGAGAAGCGCATCCTCGAGAAGCTCGGCGTGATCCCGAGCGTCGAGACCGACGCCGTCGCGACGGCCGAGCCGATCGGCGTCGACGACTTCTGA
- a CDS encoding DUF3046 domain-containing protein — translation MRHTEFWARMEQALGAGYCRVWADQFVMAELGGRTASEALAAGESPKQVWAAVWQALELPARER, via the coding sequence ATGAGGCACACGGAGTTCTGGGCACGCATGGAGCAGGCCCTGGGAGCCGGGTACTGCCGGGTGTGGGCCGACCAGTTCGTGATGGCCGAGCTCGGCGGACGCACGGCCAGCGAGGCGCTCGCCGCCGGCGAGTCGCCCAAGCAGGTGTGGGCAGCGGTGTGGCAGGCGCTCGAGCTCCCCGCCCGCGAGCGCTGA
- a CDS encoding ABC transporter permease has product MTTRGGARPGPAPLGAVQAVGLLVLRNYLTYKKAWKLYLTGFLEPFLYLLSIGIGVGQLIDTFEFNGEPIPYAEFVAPAMLAASAMNGALMDSTFNVFFKLRYQKLYDQMLATPLTTADVARGEIAWGQLRGASYSAAFLLVMAGMGLVHSWWALLALPAALLIGFAFSAVCMAFTTYLTSWQDFEKITLVQLPLFLFSATFFPITALDPWARWLVEVTPLYRGVVLCRELVTGSVTSASAISVVYLLVMGVAGLLVVRRRLDRLLLP; this is encoded by the coding sequence GTGACCACCCGCGGCGGGGCGCGTCCCGGGCCCGCACCGCTCGGCGCGGTGCAGGCCGTCGGGTTGCTGGTCCTGCGCAACTACCTGACCTACAAGAAGGCCTGGAAGCTCTACCTCACCGGCTTCCTCGAGCCGTTCCTCTACCTGCTCTCCATCGGCATCGGCGTGGGCCAGCTGATCGACACCTTCGAGTTCAACGGCGAGCCGATCCCGTACGCCGAGTTCGTCGCGCCGGCGATGCTCGCCGCCTCGGCGATGAACGGTGCGCTGATGGACTCGACGTTCAACGTGTTCTTCAAGCTGCGCTACCAGAAGCTCTACGACCAGATGCTGGCCACGCCGCTGACCACCGCCGACGTGGCGCGCGGCGAGATCGCCTGGGGCCAGCTGCGCGGGGCCAGCTACTCCGCGGCGTTCCTCCTCGTGATGGCGGGCATGGGGCTGGTGCACTCGTGGTGGGCGCTGCTGGCGCTGCCGGCCGCGCTGCTGATCGGCTTCGCCTTCAGCGCGGTGTGCATGGCGTTCACGACCTACCTGACCTCCTGGCAGGACTTCGAGAAGATCACCCTGGTGCAGCTGCCGCTGTTCTTGTTCTCCGCGACCTTCTTCCCGATCACCGCGCTCGACCCGTGGGCCCGCTGGCTCGTCGAGGTCACCCCGCTCTACCGCGGGGTCGTGCTCTGCCGCGAGCTGGTCACCGGCTCCGTGACCTCCGCCTCCGCGATCTCGGTCGTCTACCTGCTGGTGATGGGCGTGGCCGGGCTCCTCGTCGTACGCCGCCGCCTGGACCGGCTGCTCCTGCCCTGA
- a CDS encoding ABC transporter permease — MSAPGTDLPGTADTAVAPAGGGLTLADGVRRQVDYWLVVVRRTWKGSVVSSFLSPLLYVVAMGVVLGGFIQGDPDTLEGADSYLAFVVPGLIAAHAMQTAVSETTYPVMGMIKWQKVYDSMLATPLQVHHVVAAHLGFVAVRLATTCAVYNLVMAPFGVFATWWGAVLAFLAQVLVGMCFATLVYGVSARLRSEEGFGVMFRLGVFPLFLFSGAFFPVANLGEVGAWVARLTPLWQGVSLSRMFALDHVTWWLAALNALVLVVLCVLGWFWSVSGLRRRMVS, encoded by the coding sequence ATGAGCGCCCCCGGCACCGACCTGCCCGGCACCGCGGACACCGCGGTCGCCCCAGCGGGCGGTGGACTCACCCTCGCCGACGGCGTACGCCGCCAGGTCGACTACTGGCTGGTCGTGGTCCGCCGCACCTGGAAGGGCTCGGTCGTCTCCTCCTTCCTCTCCCCGCTGCTCTACGTCGTGGCGATGGGCGTCGTGCTCGGCGGCTTCATCCAGGGCGACCCCGACACCCTCGAGGGCGCGGACTCCTACCTCGCCTTCGTCGTGCCCGGCCTGATCGCCGCCCACGCGATGCAGACGGCGGTCAGCGAGACCACCTATCCGGTGATGGGCATGATCAAGTGGCAGAAGGTCTACGACTCGATGCTCGCCACCCCGCTGCAGGTCCACCACGTGGTGGCCGCGCATCTCGGCTTCGTCGCGGTGCGCCTGGCCACCACCTGCGCGGTCTACAACCTCGTGATGGCGCCGTTCGGGGTGTTCGCGACCTGGTGGGGCGCGGTCCTGGCGTTCCTCGCCCAGGTGCTGGTCGGCATGTGCTTCGCGACGCTGGTCTACGGCGTGAGCGCGCGGCTGCGCTCCGAGGAGGGCTTCGGAGTGATGTTCCGGCTCGGCGTCTTCCCGCTGTTCCTGTTCTCCGGCGCGTTCTTCCCGGTCGCCAACCTCGGCGAGGTCGGCGCGTGGGTGGCCCGGCTGACCCCGCTGTGGCAGGGCGTGAGCCTGTCGCGCATGTTCGCCCTCGACCACGTGACCTGGTGGCTGGCGGCGCTCAACGCGCTGGTGCTGGTCGTGCTGTGCGTGCTGGGCTGGTTCTGGTCGGTATCCGGCCTGCGCCGACGGATGGTCTCGTGA
- a CDS encoding ABC transporter ATP-binding protein, with protein MSETDVMIRARGLRKSFGDFEAVRGVDVDVRRGEAFGFLGPNGAGKSSTMRMIAAVSPVTGGELRILGLDPATHGPAIRARLGVCPQEDTLDTELNVRENLYIYGRYFGLPKAEVRDRVEELLEFVQLTDKADALVEDLSGGMKRRLTIARSLVNSPDLLLLDEPTTGLDPQARHALWDRLFRLKQAGVTLVITTHYMDEAEQLCDRLVVMDKGVVVAEDSPLALIRAHSTREVAELRFGVAEAGATHDALAEKVADLGERVEVLPDRLLVYSEDGEEVVAKVHERGLRPVATLVRRSSLEDVFLRLTGRTLVD; from the coding sequence GTGTCCGAGACCGACGTGATGATCCGTGCCCGAGGCCTGCGCAAGTCCTTCGGCGACTTCGAGGCGGTGCGCGGCGTGGACGTCGACGTGCGCCGGGGCGAGGCGTTCGGCTTCCTCGGCCCCAACGGCGCCGGGAAGTCCTCCACGATGCGGATGATCGCCGCGGTGTCGCCGGTGACCGGGGGAGAGCTGCGCATCCTCGGCCTCGACCCCGCCACCCATGGCCCGGCGATCCGCGCCCGCCTCGGGGTCTGTCCGCAGGAGGACACCCTCGACACCGAGCTCAACGTGCGCGAGAACCTCTACATCTACGGCCGCTACTTCGGGTTGCCCAAGGCCGAGGTGCGCGACCGGGTCGAGGAGCTGCTCGAGTTCGTGCAGCTCACCGACAAGGCCGACGCGCTCGTCGAGGACCTGTCCGGCGGCATGAAGCGCCGCCTCACCATCGCGCGCTCGCTGGTCAACAGCCCGGACCTGCTGCTGCTCGACGAGCCGACCACCGGCCTGGACCCGCAGGCCCGCCACGCGCTGTGGGACCGGCTCTTCCGGCTCAAGCAGGCGGGGGTGACGCTGGTGATCACCACGCACTACATGGACGAGGCCGAGCAGCTGTGCGACCGGCTGGTGGTGATGGACAAGGGCGTGGTCGTCGCCGAGGACTCCCCGCTCGCGCTGATCCGGGCCCACTCCACGCGCGAGGTCGCCGAGCTGCGCTTCGGCGTCGCGGAGGCGGGCGCGACCCACGACGCGCTGGCCGAGAAGGTCGCCGACCTCGGCGAGCGCGTCGAGGTGCTCCCGGACCGGCTGCTGGTCTACAGCGAGGACGGCGAGGAGGTGGTCGCCAAGGTCCACGAGCGCGGCCTGCGCCCGGTCGCCACGCTGGTGCGCCGCTCCAGCCTCGAGGACGTCTTCCTGCGGCTCACCGGCCGCACCCTGGTGGACTGA
- a CDS encoding EamA family transporter, whose translation MTPTALALALTAALVHAVWNQVLAGSANPAARSAVGMIVACLVAAPLALVGLRWEPEVWPLAAASVACELAYFVALSTAYRVAPLGVVYPVARGSAPVLVLLVGWVALGQAVAWYAAAGVALVVAGVLLVGGPRRGVRVRHVVLAVGVGACIAAYTLIDSVALEHASPLALLVVVLGTTALVQAGAIATRTGVGPLVGATLRGPDAWRTLVAGFGILGAYGLVLLALTDAPAAPVAAVRETSVVMVVLLLALTGRERLTPARLGGAVAVAAGVALVVL comes from the coding sequence ATGACCCCCACCGCGCTCGCCCTCGCGCTCACCGCCGCGCTCGTGCACGCGGTCTGGAACCAGGTGCTGGCCGGGTCCGCCAACCCCGCGGCCCGCTCGGCCGTCGGGATGATCGTGGCGTGCCTCGTGGCGGCGCCGCTCGCGCTGGTCGGGCTGCGGTGGGAGCCCGAGGTGTGGCCGCTGGCCGCGGCCTCGGTGGCGTGCGAGCTGGCCTACTTCGTCGCCCTCTCCACGGCGTACCGGGTGGCGCCGCTGGGGGTGGTCTACCCGGTCGCCCGGGGCAGCGCGCCGGTGCTGGTGCTCCTCGTCGGCTGGGTCGCGCTCGGCCAGGCCGTCGCGTGGTACGCCGCGGCGGGGGTCGCCCTCGTGGTCGCCGGGGTGCTGCTGGTCGGCGGGCCGCGGCGCGGCGTCCGGGTGCGCCACGTGGTGCTGGCCGTGGGCGTCGGCGCGTGCATCGCGGCGTACACCCTCATCGACAGCGTCGCCCTCGAGCACGCCTCGCCGCTCGCCCTGCTCGTGGTGGTGCTGGGCACGACCGCGCTGGTGCAGGCGGGCGCGATCGCCACCCGCACCGGCGTCGGCCCGCTCGTGGGCGCCACGCTGCGCGGCCCCGACGCGTGGCGCACGCTGGTGGCGGGCTTCGGCATCCTCGGGGCCTACGGCCTGGTGCTGCTGGCGCTGACCGACGCACCGGCCGCCCCGGTCGCGGCGGTGCGCGAGACGAGCGTGGTGATGGTCGTGCTGCTGCTCGCGCTCACCGGCCGCGAGCGGCTGACCCCCGCCCGGCTGGGCGGCGCGGTCGCCGTGGCCGCCGGCGTGGCCCTCGTCGTGCTCTGA